The sequence below is a genomic window from Streptomyces sp. NBC_00289.
CGTCGGGGAAGTCGCGAGTGTGGGCCCGGACCGGATCACCTTCGCGACGCCACTCGTGGCCGGCGTTCCTGCAGTTGCCTACCAACTCCTTCTTCTGGGTATCCACGCTGATCACCGGGTGTCCGGCAAGCTGGAAGTTCTTGGCCTGGTCGTTGATACAGCGGAACTGCGGTTCGCGGTACGGGCGTTGGAGCCCTTCGACAGCCTTGGCGTTGACTTGGAGACCGAAGCCCTCGTCGCGCAGCACGGCCGCCGCCACAGTGTCCGCCGCGGCCCGTGGCCCTGCCGGGTCAGCGCATTCAGCGTGAGGCTTTGGATGCGCTCCAGCCTCCATCGACCACCAGGGTGGTCCCGGTAATGAAGGACGCCTCGTCGGAGACGAGGAACGCCGCCGCCGCGGCTACCTCGTCGGGGTTGCCGAGTCGTCCCGCGATCGTCGCCTGTCCTGTCTGCCGCATGTCCTCCTCGGACACTTCGCTCCAGGCCGCGGTAAGGATGGGACCGGGCAGGATCGAGTTGATCCGCACCCCTGGACCGTACTCCACGGCCAGCTGCCTCCCCAATGCGACCAGGCCGCCCTTCGCGGCGGCATACGCCGCGTGGCCGGGAATCCCAAACAGCGCATGCACCGAAGAAATGATGACCACCGCCCCATGCTTTCGGTTCAGATCGGGGAGGCAGGCGCGCACGCCGAGAAAGGTCCCTGTCAGGCAGACCGCGAGCTGCTGATCCCACGAAGCACGGCTCGTCTCATGTGCCGGACGGACCTCAGACGCGTAGGCATTGCTCACCAGGATGTCCACTTCCCCGAAACGCCTATGAGCGAGAGCGACCGCATCCTGCCAGGCATGCTCGTCCGCCACATCTGCGATCACTGCGACGGCTCTGCCTCCGTTGGCAGCGATGTCACGCACGACCTCTGACGGATCGACAAGATCCGAGAGCACAACTGCGGCACCTTCCGCAGCCAAACGTTTCGAGCATGCGGCTCCAATGCCATGAGCGCCTCCGGTCACTAGCGCCACCTTGCCGGCGAGGCGTTGCATGAGCCTCCTCATCGTCGATCACAGAAACTGCCGCGGATGGGTCTCACCAAGCCTGCCGCACTCATGGTGGAGCCAAACAGTCCGCCCGATCGAGATCCCGCCACAAGCGCCGCTCTGCACCATTATGGCGCTGCACATTTCGCCATGATAGCCTCAACTTGACCCCGGCGTCGGAGAGTTGCATGCGGAAATCAGCGCTGTCGGAGATAACTACCCTGTCATTCGCCGGTAGATGGCGATTCTACGACGACGGATGGCCGGGTCTACTCTCCCTGGAGATTCAGGCGGAGGACCGCCTGACGGGAACCTTCTACAGCGACCGGTTCCGCGTCGAGTACAGCGTCACAGCCACCGTTTCGAGGGACGCTCCGCACGCTATAAGACTCAGCTTTCACAACTACAACTGGCTGCCCAGACAGGACTACTTCGGATTCCTCTTCACAGTCGGCAAGAATACGATTGCCGGATACTCGTATTGGCGGAGCGAGAGGTACGGATTCGTCGCCTTTCGCCATCCGGCACCGATCCCCGGAAATTTCCGACCGGGTCCCGTGGACTTCACCGACTTCTTAGGCGACTGGCGTCTCAACCTCGACGGCGATGTGTCCGACGTCGAGTTCACCTATGACCGAAAGACGGGAGTGCTTGCCGGGCGATCCGTTCGGGAAGGCGCTCCGCCCAGACGACTGTCCTGCAAACTGGCCAGCGGTCCTGTTGGACACGCAATCCATCTCATCACATCCGGTCAGGGCACGCTGGATCCCCCGGAAGTCTCCTTGCACGGATACCTTTTCACCCGACCAAAAGGCACGGTGGCGGGGCACGCAAGCGTAGCGGGACACCGCGCCGGTTTCTATCTTCTGCGATGCCGATGACTACGTTCCTGGACAGCTGATGGATACGGAAAAACATCGTGCAGTGAGCCGCGCCCTCATGTCGCTCGACGACGAGGCCTATGCGAACCCCTACGTCATCCGGTATCTGGCGGCACATGTGGCAAAGGGAAACCTATGGCAGGAACTGGCCTCAAGGCCGGACGTTCTCGACCGTCTGGATCCCAACTCGGTTGCAGCGCATATCCTGTCCGGCATGTTCCATCGGGCCGATCTGCCCGCTCCCCTTGCCGCAGTCGCCGCCGCCAAACACGCCTTGTCGACCGCACCTCTGCCCGACCGGGAGGTGGTACGCGGACTGGCCATGGCCCGCTATGCCGGCGCCTCCTGTCCGGGGGGCGGCATCTTGGAGGGCAGGACGTGGGACTGGGGCTGGGCCAGTCTGCGGCACGACCCTTTGCACGTGGTTCTGGCCCGATATGACAGAGCCGTCGACGTACTCACCGCCGTCAACTTTCCCGGCAAAGGAGCGTTGCTCGCGAGCGCTGCGGACACGTCTGTCAGGCTGTGGGACGCAACCATCGGGCAACCTGTCGGGCCGCTCATTGCGGGTCACACCGACAGAGTCACCGCGTTGTCTGCGTTGCTCTACGAACACGACCCCATACTCATCACCGGTTCGAGAGACGGCACGATTCGGTCCTGGAACTGCCGCACGTTTCAGCCCACTGGCTGGCCTGTACTACGCCACGGTTCCGGCATCAACTCCGTGTCCTCCCTGGATACTTTGAACGACCGCACGGTCCTGGCCGTGGCAGGAGACGACGCCCTGGTCACACTCTGGGACCCAAGGACGGGCGAGTCGGCCACGCCACCGCTTCGCGGCCACGAAGGATGGGTGAACGCTGTTCTGGGCCTGACCTCCTCGGAGGGACGAGCCCTGTGGGCGACCGCAGGACGGGATGCCACCGTCAGGCTCTGGGACGCGCAATCTGGCGAACCATGCGGTGAACCGTTCGCACTGCACTGTGATGCCGTAAACGCTCTGACCGCTGTCACGATGCCCAACGGTGAGACCTTGCTCGCCAGCGCCGGCAACGACTCCACCGTACGGTTGTGGGATCCCGTCCGCATGCGGCCCGTCGGCCCGCCGCTCACGGGACACGTGGGATGGATTCTCTCTCTCGCGACCTTCCGCCTGGAGGGCCGAACTCTGCTGGCGGCGGGCGGTGACGACGGGACCGTAAGACTGTGGGATCTGTCAGCGCAAGAACGGCGCAGCAGCCGAATCCTGACCGGCCACAGCGGGTGGGTCGGTGCGGCGGCAAGCCTGCCAACGCCGACCGGCAGCCCACTGCTGGCCACCGGTAGCCGGGACGGCAGCATCCGGCTCTGGGCCAATGCCGCCCTCCGCACAGCGGAGCGACCGACGGTCAGACGCATCGGCGACATGAAGGACACCGATGCCACGGTATCCCTGCCGGATGGACGCACGCTCCTCACCACAAGTGCGGCCAACACCACGATCCAGCTCTGGGATCTGCCGTCCGGTACGGCGATCAGCTCACCGGTCTCCGGTCACTTCGGGACCGTCAACTCGCTGGCCGCTGCTCCGTGGGACGGCGGCGTCCTGGTGGCAAGCGCAGGCAACGACACGACGATCCGAATCTGGGACATCGCAACGGGCGAGACGCTCGGCCGGCCGTTCGTCGGCCATGCGGACACAGTGAACGGAGTTTGCTTTGTGACGCCGGGCCCTGGGCCGCTGCTTCTGGCGAGTGGAGGGTACGACGCCACCGTCCGGCTGTGGGAGGTGAACACCGGCCGTCAGATCGGACCCGTCCTCTCGGGGCATGCCGGCGGAGTGAACGCGGTGGCCCCTGTCCTCCTCGAGGGCCGCACGCTTGTCGCCAGCGGGAGCAACGATGCGAGCATTCGGCTGTGGAACATCCAGACCGGAGAGCAGGAAAAAGTCGTCACGATGGCCCACGCCCGAGGCGTACGGACGGTCATCAGCTGCGCCGGCCCCGACGGAAACTCCATGCTGGTCACCGGAGGGAGCGACAACACGGTTCGCCTCTGGCGATGTAGAGCGGGCCGCCTCGAAGCAACGGTGCTGACGGGGCACGCGCATGCCGTCACCTCCGCGCAGATCGCGGCGACCGGACCGTCGACGTGGTTGTTGGTGACCGGCGACAGCGGCGGTGTGGTGCACACCTGGGACCTCCAGACTTCGGGCCCCTCCAAGAAGGGGGCGTTCAAGGCGCACCAGGGTGGCGTGAGCGGACTCGCCTTCCTCGAGCTTGAGCAGGGCCCGTTGCTGGCCTCGGTCGGACACGACGGCTTCCTCCGGCTTTGGTGTCCTGGGTCAGGGAAGCCCTTGCATGCGCTGCCACTGGATCTGGAGCCCCACTGCCTGCTGTCCGTGGGCTTGCGGGCAGTCGTCGGCAGCAACCTCGGCACTTTCTGTCTCCGGACGACGGTCGGTGCGTTACGGGGGTCCGTCAGCCGGGATGGTGAGCCCGGAGGATGAGCGAGACACCGGGAAGCCGCCCCAGCGGCAGATACCTTTCGGCTCTGATAACGGCTCTGAGCGCGGAGTTGGCGAACGTCGACATCTCCTTCAGGTCGCTGCCGGTGGACCGCTTCCGCCGCAGCGAGACCACCGGGCGAAGCATGACATTCCAGTTCCGGACGTGATCAATGCTGAAGCCTGCCCGGCGCATGACCCATAGAAGTCGATCCTGTGAGTATCGCCGGACGTGGCCGACCGCCACATCGTGCTGGGACCACAACCGCATGTCGCTGGGAACCGAGACCAGTACGTGCCCATGGGGTCGCAGGACACGGAACAACTCGCGCGCCACGCGTAGATCATCCGTTATGTGCTCAAGCACGTCATACGCGACGATCAAGGAGGCCGCGCGACTCGGGAACGGAAGCGAGCAAGCGTCGGCTCGCACTGTGGTCAGGCCCCGGGAAGACATCGCGGCGGCGCCCAGGGCCGCATATTCCACGCCTACCGCACGCCACCCTTCACGGACCAGGACTTCCGTGTTTCCACCCACACCCGCACCGATGTCCAGGGCAAGCCTGGCCGCTCCTGGGCCCGGTAATTCCCGAGCCAGCATCGCGCGCCTTTCCGCGTACCACCAGTGGCTGGCCTCGAGCTTTGCGAGTTGCATGATCTCGGAGTCATCCATCTCCTGGCTCCCCCATAACGCGGCCTTCTGTATGCCCGGTCACGGACGCATGCACATCGTCAAGTAACTTCCCGGTATCCGGGTGACACCGTCCAGGACATCGCCTGAGACGTCCAAAAAGACATCACCCGCCAGGGACAGTAGTGATTCAGAAGTGCGAACGAAGGAACCCCTGTCGTTCTCGGACATCCATCGTGAAACGATCCCCTGCCCGGGTGAAAAGCAGGTGTCCACGCTCACTACGCATCCGCCGTCTGTGAGGGCCTCGCTTACCTGCCCCAGCAGTTCGCGGCACTCCTCATCGGGCAGGTGGTGGAGGATGCCCATCAGTATGACCGCCGTGAACTGCCCTCGGCCGCTGCTCGCGTCGGCGTGATAGCTGCGGTGATGGAAAGCGATTCCGCTTCCCCAGTGCCGACGGCGAGCGTATGCGATGTAGCGCCCGGACGTGTCATAGCCGTCGTAGCGAACACCGGCCGGTAGGCGGTCCAGATAGTAGCCGGGGCCGCAACCGATATCCAGGACTCGATCCCCTGGCTTCAACGCCAATCTATCCATGCATAAATACCGCAGCCTGTCGGCACCCACCGCACGCTGAAAGGCTATATAGGCGCGCGGGAACGAAAGGGGCTGAAAAAGGGACAACGTGTTCCCCCCTGGGATGCAGACGAAGATGCCTAGAAAGGGCCAAGGGTGTGAAATGCTTCCTGAAATGTGCGATGAGCCAGACGATAGACGCTCTGACCGTCCTCCGAGTCAAGCATGATGTACGGGGCGGCGGCGACCAAGAGGGCGTCGATGTCTGCTTCGGTCACGCGGACGCCCGGGGCGGCGATCGCGTTCGCCATGATGACCCAGATCCGGTCAGATCGCGGGATCCCCCGGCCGGGGGCCATTGCGAGCGCCTCGAGCAAAGGAGCGAACGCGGGATGAGTCTCCGTGAGCCGGTTGATGGCGACGGAAAAGAGGGTCTGATGATCGGTTTCAAGCAGTGCGACCAAGTCGCCTCGGCGCTCCGGCCGGAGCAGGTCCGGGCGGGCAACGATTTCGTGCACGACGAGTCGGGCGAAAAGAAACTGTCGGGCTTTCTCTCCGATGAGGGCGGAAAGACTTGCAACAGTGTTGTCCGTGGCGTCCAAGTGCTGTGCGGCACGAGCAGCCATGAGCCTGAGGTGCGCATAGGTGGCGACGGCGGCAGGGTCGCGGTCGACCGTGAGGATCTGGGTGGTCGGGGCCCGTCCCAGGGCGTCGAGAAGGTCCTCGTCAGCGGTGTCCGGCTGGTCCGGGCCCTCCAGGGTGGAGGCACGCGTCCCAACCACTACTTTGACATGGGGCAGCGCGGCAATACTCCGTAGAACCGAACCTGCGATTACCCCTGGTTCCTGGGCTTCGTCAAGGGCGTCGGCGAGCACGAGGAAGGAGACTGCCCGGTCCCGTAGCCGGGAGACGAGCCAGTCGACGCTGCCGCTCGTCTCCGCACGTCTCGGCGGCGGCAGACCTGCTGCGGCAGCCAGCCGCAGTACCAAGTCGCCGGTGGTAATCCCGGTGAGGTGGACGACGGCGTCAAACGGCCTCACCGCTGCCTGGCTGGGCGTCGGTTCCAGATAGCCGGCCCGTGCGAGCAGATCGCACAGTGCGGCGTTACTCTGCACCAGGACATTGCCCAGAAGCGCGGACTTGCCTGCTCCCGCTCGGCCGGTCACGATGAGCATTCCGCAGTCGTGGTCTCGTATCCAGGAGGCGACGCGTTCCCGCTCGGTGTGCCGACCAACGAAGTACCAGACCAGCTCACCGTGTTCAGCGCCTTGCGCCTTGGGGAGGAAGTGCCCGCGTTCGTCGTGCGAGAGCCCGCCGAGGAAGGCACGTAGCTCCGCGTAGACGTCCAGCGGAGCGGTGACCCCGGACGGCAACAACCGCCGTCGGCGGATCGGTTCCACCACGTGCAGGCCACGCTCGATGACCTCGTTGGGTGCGATACGGTTCCGCAGATTCGACACGAGTTCGGCGACGGCTATCTGCTCGTCGTTGTCGGTATACGAGTTCAGGGCGGACGCCAACGCGCGCCGGAACTGGCCGAGAGGGGTGGCGCTGTCGTCACCCCCGACCCCGATCAGGGCAAACCGCTCCGGGGCATTGACCATGTGCAGAAGCGCGGCAGCCAGTTTCCGTACGAAGGTGGCCGCTCCGCATGCCTCGATAACCAGGAGCAGCCACAGGCTCTGGTGCGCATGACGACGCTGCCACTGCTTGTTGATCTGCTCGGCAATGGTCTGCGGATTCACCCCGCTGTAGCTGATGGAGGACGGGGTCTCGTACGTCGCGAGCCAGGCGTCAAACCCGTTGGACGTTCCGTGACCGAGCCATATCAGCACGGAGTTGCTGTCGCCGCGCTCCGCCCATGTGTTGAGCTGGAGTTTGATGCTGGTCTCGGTCCGGTGGCCATTCTCCGTCCAGGGGGCCAACACGCCATTGAGATGCTCGGCGAGAAGAGTAACGATCGCCTCCGCCTCATGCTCCGCCTCGGGAAGCGGCGCATGGTGAAGATAGGTACTCACCACCACCGGAAGTACGTCCAGTCTGTCGGCGGGTTCCCCCTCCGCTGTCATCCGACCTCCGGTGCCCGGGGCGTGACCATGACCAATTGAGTCACTGGGGAGAACGCCTCACCCTTGAGCGCCACCCGGTACACCCCGGGCTGATCGACGGTGAGCCGCACCTTCAAGGTGCCGTCGCGGGACGTCAGCATCGGGTAGGCGATCGGCGCGCCGCTGCGTGCATCGGTCACCCTGCACGTCACCGCCGCGAAGTCCTCGTCGCTCGATGCGACGATTTCAATGGGTTCACCGACCGTAGCCATGTCAGGCACGTGTAAGCCCAGTGAAGAGGGCGCTCCCAGCCAGGGTCCCAGAGGCTCCTCGGTGAGCACTCCGCAGACGTGGCTCACGGCCTCGGAGGTGGATGCCAGGGCTCCATGAGATTGTGCGAGGTAGAGGGGCTCGACGCCTCCGGCCGCAGATTCGCGGTAGACGGTCTCGTCGCCGCCCCGGTCGGCGAAGCGCATTTGCCCTGGTTCCAGACCCGGTTGGTAGGCCCAGAGTTGTGGCGTGACCGCACCTCCTTCAACTGTCAGACTCTGCATCGTGGGTTGACCTACACCCACCACGGTACGAAGCCTGTCGACGCTCACTGCGGTGAGCTGATCATGCAAACGGGCCGCGTCCTCGGCAAGCTCCTCGTCACCGCCCAACGCGGTCACATCTGACGGGATCAGTCTGCGGACACGGGTGCCATCGAGGACACAGCGGTAGGACGGCAGCAGATCATGGAGTCCGGGCATCGTCGCACAGAGGCGGCGCAAAAGGGATCGGGGCAGGGGTACGGGGCTCCCCCGCCCTGAGCTGAGAATGAGAGCCGCTTTGACCGCTCCGCGGAACGGGGTCCCGAGAGTGACAGTGGTGCGCACCTCACTGTCACCGCCAAGTACACCGGTGAAATACCGCGCTACCAGGCCGCCCATGGAGTGTGCGACTAGGACCAACTTGGCGCCTGCGCTGCCTCGAGGGTGCGCTCTCCACATCCGCAGGTGGTTTTCAGCGGCGTCGGCGAGGATGCGCGCGTTGTGGGCCGTTGACAGTCGCCAGTCATAGGCAAACGAAAGGACTGCGGCAGGATCCAGCACCACGCGCCTTATGCTGCGGACCAAAGCGGTGTACGGCTCGAAACCTCGCAACACCGGCGCGAACGCGGGGAATTGCAGAAGCCTTGTCGCTTTGATACGGCCCGCACTGCCGGCTCTCTCCTCGTCGGTGACCCGCAGTGCGTCGAGCGAGGAACCAGACGTCCAGGCCCGCAGGTACCACCCGGGATCCGCCAATCCCCACAAGGTCTTTCCCGAGGTGGCATCCACCAGCTCACTACCCATGATCCCGGGCAGGACGATCACTGCATCGGCACATGCGGCAGGTCCAACAGCGCCCATACGACTCCCCGTTGTTGCACGGTGACGACTCGTTCCTATATCAGCACACGGCCGACGGTTGTGGTGGCCAAATAAGCACGCTGATGCGATTCGAGACCCGTGTACTACAGCCGGAGATCTTGAGGGTCGGTGAACGATGGGATCGGCTGGTGGTGCGCCCAGGCGCGGGGACAGGGGCGTACGGAAACCGGCTGGACTCGGAGCGTCCGATGCTCACCACTCACCTACCCGAGCCCGAACTGAGGCCGGGCTGGGCAGGCGAGCCGAAATGGGACGGTGTTCCAGACACTCAGATGTGTCTCACCTCGATGTGCCACCCGTTCCCGGTGAAGGCGATCGGTACGTTGCGCGGGGTTTTGTCCTTGGCGACGCAGGCCAGGCGGGTCACGTCAGTGGCCAGCAGCTACTGGCTGACCGGGCGGTTCACAACCTCGATGACCCCGTTCGGCCGCAGGGTTCGGCTACTCCATCTCACCGCAGTTGCTCGGCCAGTCCGACGATGATGCCCTCCGGGCCGCGGAGGTAGCAGAGCAGATAGCTGTCCTCGAACCGGGCGATCTCGCCGACGAGTTCGCCGCCGAGAGGGCGCAGGCGGGCAACGGTGTCCTCGATGTCGTCGACGGCGAACATGACGCGGTGCGTGCCGAGAATGTTGTGCGGCCGGTTGCGCGGCCCGGCGCTGATCACTGCGGGGCTGCGGTACTTCGCGAGCTCGAGCCGGCTGTGTCCGTCCGGGGTCCGGACCATCGCGATCTCACAGCGGACGCCGTCGAGTCCGGTGCACTGGTCGGCGACGAGGCCCTCGACCTCCGCCCTGCCCTCCAGCTCCATCCCCAGTTCCAGGAAGAACGCGACGGCGGCATCCAAGTCCTCGACGACGATGCCGACGTTGTCCATCCGCTGAATCGCCATGCTGGCTTCTCCTTCTTGGCTCGTGGCGGCCGGTGGTGGCCGCTGATGTCCCTGGGACGGAGCCGGTGGCACGTTCTCGACATCCTCAGACCGCCGAACTCCGAAAAATCTTAAGCGCGCCTCAGCACCGCTGCAGCAGACCCGCGAGCCAGGCGCCGCCAGCGAGGGGGGTACGGCCAAGGTGACCGCTTGCATAAAGACGAACAGCCACAGCGTGCCGTCCCCGCTGTTCCAGCGGGCACTGACCTGGGTGTCTCAATTGTTGGCCCGCTTACGCCGGCGGTAGCGCCCTGCTCGATGCCTTCTCCGCCGCGGCGGCGCCCGCCGGAGACCGCGCCGCGCGCACGGCCACGGTGCTTCAGGCGGCCGGCTACGGCACGTCTCACCTCGACAGCGCAGCTAGGTACCGTGGCCGGTACCCAGTGGGGTACCTTGGGGCCATGCCTGCACTCAATGTGGAATTCAGCGAGGACGAGATGGCGCGGCTGCGCGAGCGGGCGGCTCTGGCGGGCCGGAGCCTGAAGCAGCACGTGCACGACGTGACGGTTCAGGAAGCCGACCGGCTCGCCTTCGTGGAGGGCGCGGTCGCCGAAGCCGCCCGAGTGCTGCCCGGCGTCGAGGCCCGCTTCCCCGTCGGACAGCGATGAGCCCGATCATTCGTGTGGACGTCGGCTGGGTCCTTCAGATCCAGTCGGCGATCTCCCCGCTGAACGTGCCCATCTCTGACTGGGGCAGCCTGGGGTACATGGCTGGCCGGCACACTTTCGAGCGGGAGCGCGGCGTCCTGTACTACGAGGAGGCCGCCTCGCGGGCCGCGACCTTCCTGCACACCGCGCTACTGCTGCGCCCGTTCACCGACTACAACCTGGTCATCGGCTGGGCCTGCGCCAGCCAGTACATGCACCTCTCCGGCCAGCCCCTCCAGGCCAAGGACGATGACCTGTACGAACTCGCCCAGGCCGTCCGAGCACAGGAAGCCGATCTGCGCACTGTCGCGCAGCGCCTGGAGTCCTGGCGCAGCGAGTGACACGGCGGGTGCCCGTCCGGATGCCCCTCGTCGACAGCCGCGGCTCCGACTGAGGCTGCTGAAGAAGTACGCCGACGTCGACGGCAAGACCAGCTTCTACGACGCCACGGATATGGGACAGGCACAACAACGTCCTTCCGGGCCGCCCCACGGGCAAGCCAGATCAGATGTCACCACACCGTGCAGCAGCCCCGTTGTGCCGCTTCGGCAGACGTTCGAGTCACACCGCCTGCCGTGCGTCTTCGGTCCTGTCGCCAGGACTGGCGCGTGTCTCTTTGACGGGTCGGTCGGTTGATCGGATGTATCTGTCCCATTAGTGATCATGCTGCGATGTGGGACCGGATCGCGCCGCCTGTGCCGTTCCCCCGCGACCGCAGCGGACGGACCGGCGCGACCGCAGCGGACGGACCGGCGCGACCGCAGCGGACGGACCGGCGCGACCGCAGCGGACGGACCGGGAGCGGACTGCTCGTAGCCGTTCGGG
It includes:
- a CDS encoding SDR family NAD(P)-dependent oxidoreductase, which encodes MQRLAGKVALVTGGAHGIGAACSKRLAAEGAAVVLSDLVDPSEVVRDIAANGGRAVAVIADVADEHAWQDAVALAHRRFGEVDILVSNAYASEVRPAHETSRASWDQQLAVCLTGTFLGVRACLPDLNRKHGAVVIISSVHALFGIPGHAAYAAAKGGLVALGRQLAVEYGPGVRINSILPGPILTAAWSEVSEEDMRQTGQATIAGRLGNPDEVAAAAAFLVSDEASFITGTTLVVDGGWSASKASR
- a CDS encoding WD40 repeat domain-containing protein, which produces MSLDDEAYANPYVIRYLAAHVAKGNLWQELASRPDVLDRLDPNSVAAHILSGMFHRADLPAPLAAVAAAKHALSTAPLPDREVVRGLAMARYAGASCPGGGILEGRTWDWGWASLRHDPLHVVLARYDRAVDVLTAVNFPGKGALLASAADTSVRLWDATIGQPVGPLIAGHTDRVTALSALLYEHDPILITGSRDGTIRSWNCRTFQPTGWPVLRHGSGINSVSSLDTLNDRTVLAVAGDDALVTLWDPRTGESATPPLRGHEGWVNAVLGLTSSEGRALWATAGRDATVRLWDAQSGEPCGEPFALHCDAVNALTAVTMPNGETLLASAGNDSTVRLWDPVRMRPVGPPLTGHVGWILSLATFRLEGRTLLAAGGDDGTVRLWDLSAQERRSSRILTGHSGWVGAAASLPTPTGSPLLATGSRDGSIRLWANAALRTAERPTVRRIGDMKDTDATVSLPDGRTLLTTSAANTTIQLWDLPSGTAISSPVSGHFGTVNSLAAAPWDGGVLVASAGNDTTIRIWDIATGETLGRPFVGHADTVNGVCFVTPGPGPLLLASGGYDATVRLWEVNTGRQIGPVLSGHAGGVNAVAPVLLEGRTLVASGSNDASIRLWNIQTGEQEKVVTMAHARGVRTVISCAGPDGNSMLVTGGSDNTVRLWRCRAGRLEATVLTGHAHAVTSAQIAATGPSTWLLVTGDSGGVVHTWDLQTSGPSKKGAFKAHQGGVSGLAFLELEQGPLLASVGHDGFLRLWCPGSGKPLHALPLDLEPHCLLSVGLRAVVGSNLGTFCLRTTVGALRGSVSRDGEPGG
- a CDS encoding class I SAM-dependent methyltransferase, with amino-acid sequence MDDSEIMQLAKLEASHWWYAERRAMLARELPGPGAARLALDIGAGVGGNTEVLVREGWRAVGVEYAALGAAAMSSRGLTTVRADACSLPFPSRAASLIVAYDVLEHITDDLRVARELFRVLRPHGHVLVSVPSDMRLWSQHDVAVGHVRRYSQDRLLWVMRRAGFSIDHVRNWNVMLRPVVSLRRKRSTGSDLKEMSTFANSALRAVIRAERYLPLGRLPGVSLILRAHHPG
- a CDS encoding methyltransferase domain-containing protein is translated as MSLFQPLSFPRAYIAFQRAVGADRLRYLCMDRLALKPGDRVLDIGCGPGYYLDRLPAGVRYDGYDTSGRYIAYARRRHWGSGIAFHHRSYHADASSGRGQFTAVILMGILHHLPDEECRELLGQVSEALTDGGCVVSVDTCFSPGQGIVSRWMSENDRGSFVRTSESLLSLAGDVFLDVSGDVLDGVTRIPGSYLTMCMRP
- a CDS encoding esterase/lipase family protein, producing the protein MIVLPGIMGSELVDATSGKTLWGLADPGWYLRAWTSGSSLDALRVTDEERAGSAGRIKATRLLQFPAFAPVLRGFEPYTALVRSIRRVVLDPAAVLSFAYDWRLSTAHNARILADAAENHLRMWRAHPRGSAGAKLVLVAHSMGGLVARYFTGVLGGDSEVRTTVTLGTPFRGAVKAALILSSGRGSPVPLPRSLLRRLCATMPGLHDLLPSYRCVLDGTRVRRLIPSDVTALGGDEELAEDAARLHDQLTAVSVDRLRTVVGVGQPTMQSLTVEGGAVTPQLWAYQPGLEPGQMRFADRGGDETVYRESAAGGVEPLYLAQSHGALASTSEAVSHVCGVLTEEPLGPWLGAPSSLGLHVPDMATVGEPIEIVASSDEDFAAVTCRVTDARSGAPIAYPMLTSRDGTLKVRLTVDQPGVYRVALKGEAFSPVTQLVMVTPRAPEVG
- a CDS encoding VOC family protein yields the protein MAIQRMDNVGIVVEDLDAAVAFFLELGMELEGRAEVEGLVADQCTGLDGVRCEIAMVRTPDGHSRLELAKYRSPAVISAGPRNRPHNILGTHRVMFAVDDIEDTVARLRPLGGELVGEIARFEDSYLLCYLRGPEGIIVGLAEQLR